The Xiphophorus couchianus chromosome 6, X_couchianus-1.0, whole genome shotgun sequence genomic interval GGTCCTCCTGGCGCACGTTTCGCCTCTTGATAACCTGAAGAAATCAAAGTTTGGAAATTGAGAAGACACTCCACAGATGTTATGACGGAATTTTATGCTTTGCCAGACTAAAACCGCCAGAGTCCTCAAATTATCTCTAAGGTATAAACTGAAAAGGTTAAAGATAATCTATTATCCTTCCCtgttaggataggtctatgtTCAGtaaatttttgcacaaaatcattcctggataatgagattttagtctgatcagttctgtccattttgaactgttttagggtctcttgtcactttaaatccacataacctgctgctggccacgccacATACTCACTATTATGCTTGCATGTGAAAAAGGCTGCAAAAAGATGTAAAATCATACACCatgctttgaaaagcattagtagagcctacTGCACAACCACCAAGAACGCAGCTAGTGGTTTCCGGATGGTAAGtcgacaacaaaacacttgttttttcaAGCAGCCATTATTACAGTAgtgaaaccagctgaccaaatgtgctggaactctGCTTGGATTGCTAGGTAGCAGGATGGCctcggctggggttgctaggtaacgttCAGTGCCTGTCGAATGTGACGCTACATTGAAATACATTATTGAAAAACAGCTGACTGTTttatttacgtttttttttgctgttttcagaAGCCGtggagacccaaatggaagtacaaacaTGAGAACTTTGCACAATAggtcttatttaaaaataattaacgaCCACAGCGCTAAGAGTTCAAGTTTTAAATGCAGAATCCGCAGAATTTtgcaccctgtgcatgcaaaatgacaataaagtcagtctaagtctaagtctaagaaaTGTCAACGGAGATAAACACGTACTACATAACCAGATAGTTAAATGGACAAAAAGATGGAAGAATAACTGGATCACTGGTTACTTAGGATAACAGATAAAGAAACGAACGAATGCACTGACAGAAGGATGAGCGGATAAATGGATGGAGGAAAGAAGGCATAAAGGATTGATCAATAATGGACAAAGACAGACTAATTGATAATTATATTATAGGCTACAAGGATAACAGATTGATGGATGATAAGAGGAAGGAAGGATACGTTTATGGATGGATAATAGACAAATGAATTAACTGATTAATGGATGGAATGGTGgataaaaaaccccccaaaaaacaactttttttctaatttcttaatCTATCCAGACTTGGGAAAACATTTCCTGAATTTTCCAGCTGGCATGAAAACCCTAAGAAAAACTCTCTGGACTTTAAATGAGACTCCAAACATCCCATAAACAGTTTCTGGTAACCAGTACAATCTGCTCACATGAGGAGAAAActacaacaataataaaagcataaaaaaactgattaaacaaGTCAGTAGATCTACTAAGAACCATTTCTAAGTTTTAATGAGAACAgtgaaataattaataattaaaatgccAACCTTAATCCAGGGATGCTCCAGACTGTCATCAATTGTCATTCTCTTCCTacacaaacagaaatcattCATCAAGTTACCATTTCTTCTAAACTAAGGTCCAGTAACTTAAACAATGTGAATccatgagttttatttattttattactttgggTCTTTGACCAGTAGGCGGCGTATGAAGTCCTTGGCCAGCTCGCTGGTGTTGCTGAAATATTCCTCGTCGAAGTCGTAGTTGACAGCTGAGATGTTGGTCAGAGTCTCCTGCTTGGTCTCGCCGAGGAACGGCGACGCTCCGCTCAGTCTGGCAAACAAAACGTTTCCCGTCAGCGCTCACTTTAGAAATGATTCGACAGAATGCTACGATGAGAAACTTTACTCACAGAATGTATGTGATCACTCCAATGCTCCTGCAAGCAGGAAGAgatgagaaaagagaaaatggcaGGTTGGTAAACATCTCTAGATGaggagaggaaaataaaaaaaaaaaaaaaaaaaaaaagactcctcACCACATGTCTGCCTCCAGGCCGAGAGGCTCGTAGTTGACTATTTCTGGTGCTGTAAAAcgcatgaaagaatgaaagctTTAATTCAAACCAGATGTGATCTGAagccaaacattttccacttacGAGGTTTAAACTCAGAGTGCAGCTGTGAGGCCTTACCGACAAACTCTGGAGTCCCAAAGATGTTCTTGAACTCGTTCCCAGCTTTGATCTGGTGAGCGATCCCAAAATCAATCAGCTTGATCCTGGGGTTGGGAACGTTCTTATCCAGCAGCATAATATTCTCAGgctgaaagattaaaaaaagaaaaggattttTACCTTTAAAGGTGACCTTCCTTGGTAGGATAGGTCTGTAGGATATATagaacatgttcattacatcttttagcacaaaatcattcttagataatgagattttagttgcTCAGCTCTGCCTATTTTAGAATGATATGTTTCAGGGCGTCTTGTTGCTTTAAATCCATATAAGCTGCTGCTGTCCACGCTGCCCAAACTCAACGTTCACcctcacatgtgaaaatggctgaaaacagatgcgcaattatacaactatacatctttgaaaagcagaagtggagcgtcctgcacaaccaataagAATTTAGCGAATGacttctggatggtaagtcagcaacaaaacacttgtcttttccagcagccattgcacagcagtaaaaccagctgaccaaacatactagagctcagcttgggttactaggtgacgggctggggTTGTTAGGTAATGATGCCTGTagaatgtgacttaacaatcgAAACACCAATAAACACACAGTTATTGCCAGAAAATGGCtggttgttatttttaagcGTGAGAATTAAAGCAATgcagataattatttttcttttaaatggaaaagtaatttaaacaCACAATGACAATGATATCCCcaaatattaaacacatttcatcactactaatttgtttaaaagtggcaaaaattatttttgtccaatTTCCATAATTTTCCACAAAGGCAGATAAACGACCTGCTTAatggatggaaggaagaatAGAGGGATTGACGGATTAAGATCTGCTGACTTGAATCCAACGATTCTTTCTTTCCCAGATTACAGAAGAGCTCCGAAACGCATTGAGAAAGTAGAGACTTTGTTATAGAGCTAGTtaggaattttattttgtttttttaactcttcACACATTTACTCTACAGTATAATTTCCAGTATTACTTTTGAGCttagttaaatttttttccaggtAAAACTACCATGGTTAACACCTGAAGCCCTCAGCAGCCTTTAACGTCCCACCAGTTCCCCTTTTATTAATGGCTGACCTTCAGGTCGAAGTGAGCGATGCGTTTGGAGTGGAGGTAGTGGACGCCATCCAGGATCTGCTTGAGAAACTGCGTGGCCTCCTCCTCGGTCAGAGACTCCTTCTCGGCCAGGAAGTCGAATAGCTCCCCGCCGGAAACCAGCTCCAGGATCAGGATCACGTCCGTCTTGTTCTCGAAGATGTCGTTAAGCGTGATGATGTTGCTATGCTGGATCTCTCGCAGGATGTTGACCTCGCGCTCGATCTCCTCGCGGCTCACCCCGCGCCGGCTGGACGACAGGCGCCGCTTCTTGATGAACTTGGCCGCGTACTCGACGCCCGTTCTCTTCTCCTTGCACTTCCGGACGATGGCAAACTGTCCActggaaagagagagaagaccAAACCTCTTGTAGAAATCATGGTGCACATGAATATTGTACTGAATTTGGACTTTTAATGATGCAATCAAACTAGGGGTGGATGATACAGACTTTAAactttattgtgttattttttgatactattgtgataatgataaacattaggatttaaaaaaaacttattcatTACTAATTTTTTAAGGTAACTGTATGGTTATAATATCATAGCAAATATCGTTTAGAACAAACATTCTTCTTTACAATAATCTTCTTGAGGATGCCACTTACttaaaaagtgtgatttatatcagtAAACTGAAAAAGAGTCCCTTTAAACATGGTTATTTTTCTGGCTTTCAgccattttccacaaatgtacAATCAGGTTGATGTCAGAGATCTAGGGGGGAGGCCGATCAAGAAGCTTCAGATTAACATTTCAAACACAGTTTGATGTGGAACATTTAACTATGTGCAACTTTCCACCATCTGCCAGGTCAAAAGAAACTGGTTGGGATGTTTGGGATCAAACCAGCTTCCACAAACATGGAGATGCAAGAACACCCAAAGAAGCTGTCTGGAGTGAAGCCAGTTTAAAATCAACATAGACCGACATTAAATACTAATTTATGCGCCCAACTGATGCAAGTTGTAATCAGTGCAAACTGAAAAAGCCACTTTAATTATACAACTGAGGAAGATTCAAGTGCTTCATTAAATGCCAATGCTAATGCAAAtagtgaatatttaaatattgatacAGCCTGTACCTTACTGAAAttctaaatgtaaattataCTAACAGATATTTTCTTAAGAGCGAGAGACTCCTTCCAGACAGAGAAATCTTGCAAACAAAGCTTAATATCAGCATCATTTCAGAACACGTCCAACACTAAAGAACCATTTTAATTGTACTTAAAAACAACTACATTGagtgaaatgttatttataaagaaaaaaatcaaagtgaaacCGAAGTGGAAACATAACAGCAGGATCTCTCCCTGTATGACTGTTAATTCAAATTTGtttcagcaaacaaaaacactccGACACAGTCTCGATGTTTAGAAACACTCCACCACAGCAGAGGAGGAAAGGGACAGCGAGAGCCACTGACGTCACAGTTTCTGCTGCATTACTGCAGAAAGAGATTAGCCAAGGCAGGAAGGTGGGtcaatgtcttaaaaaaaaaaaagaaaaaaaaaaagagatgactCGTCTTTAAAAGTGTCCAGTGCAGCATAAAAGTGCattcaattatattttatgttgctGATGCAAACTCGTTATGATCTCGTTTTTTTTTGGCAGCCTGGAGTTCATACCTGACAGATCAATAAACTGTGTGGTCCAGATACGCTCATAATTACAAGAAATAGATCACTGGAGTTTAGCTATACCGCTGAGGAAGCCTTATTAGAGTTTCATAAAGTGCTTGGCGTGCATTCTGCCTGGCACTAAAGGGCCACTGTATTGAAATTAAACActtgaaaaacatgtttctgtaaAGTGGGAGTGGTTCCTACCTGCCCAGCTCCTCTCCCATCTCGTAGTAGAGCTCAACATCTTCCTGTCTGAAGCCAGCCATGGTGCTGATGCTAACAGTGAGGGGAGAAAGTCCTACAGGTGTCCTGCAAAGTAAAGAGAAAATTAACTATACAAATCAGtcagtgagaaaaataaataaataaaatttacatgaCATAGAGTATAAATGCATCACTGTCgtattttaattcaatagaaTTCAATTAGATGTCTTCTTAATAAAAAGGAGTCATAAtagacatgttttgttgttatgGGAAGTCAGATGTTCTTTGACagatggaaagttgagtggaaggaaaaaggtgCTTTATGTCCATCTTGAAGTTCCACAGTCATaccatctgctgctgttggtcCAGTGTGGCTTTTACATAGGAAAACAGCATGGATGGCAAACTTCATAATTTGCTCAAAGCACTAATAAGTAGATTAATCATGCTTGATtggccaaaaaaaaaccaaaaacttgaGGATGCCTTGAGgattcaaataataaatatttagaatattgtcaaaaaacaacaaaaaaa includes:
- the dapk3 gene encoding death-associated protein kinase 3, which gives rise to MAGFRQEDVELYYEMGEELGSGQFAIVRKCKEKRTGVEYAAKFIKKRRLSSSRRGVSREEIEREVNILREIQHSNIITLNDIFENKTDVILILELVSGGELFDFLAEKESLTEEEATQFLKQILDGVHYLHSKRIAHFDLKPENIMLLDKNVPNPRIKLIDFGIAHQIKAGNEFKNIFGTPEFVAPEIVNYEPLGLEADMWSIGVITYILLSGASPFLGETKQETLTNISAVNYDFDEEYFSNTSELAKDFIRRLLVKDPKKRMTIDDSLEHPWIKVIKRRNVRQEDRNHKTERRRLKTTRLKEYTIKSHSSMPPNNTYVNFERFSQVLEEIAAAEEGLKELERNQRSCQEDVAALLSIYEEKEGWYKEENQSISSDLSHIRQELQRSQTQRRKCQEDARLTMQSANNLKRKFGRLENRYDALSEQVALEVRWVEELLRSMSAEKDALGSGSVP